The Limnochordia bacterium nucleotide sequence GGTAGGTCACGTACCGGTTCCCCATTTTAATACGGAGACTAACGAAGACCAACTCGATGGATTCGGGCAGATTCCCGGTTTCGTGCCTGATCCGTTATTCACTGATACTAAGGCTACTTTGGTGCGCAATGAGACAATGACCTACTGGGTTTCAGTAAAGACTTCCCAAGATTGCCCTGTGGGGGTGCATCGGGTTGAATTCATCTTCCGGGTAAGTGACGGCCAAGAGTATACTCTAGAGGCCGATGTATTTGTTTACCCGGTGGTCCTGGAACCACGGAGGGATTTCCCCGTTACCCATTGGTTTTACACCGATGCCCTATGTGATTGGTATGGAGTAGAACCCTTTGATGAAGGATTTTGGGAGGTCGTCAAACCCTATATCCTGGATCTAGCTGAGCACGGTACCAATGTGCTTCATACACCTTTATTTACTCCCCCGACCGATGGAGTCAAACGTCCCACCCAGTTACTACGTATTCGTCGAAACGGTGAAAGCTACGAATTTGATTGGAGCGATGTTAAACGGTGGGTAAAGCTGGCGCAGGATTGTGGTACGGAGTATTTTGAATGGACCCACCTGTTCTCCCAGTGGGGAGTAGAGTATGGGATTCGGATCTATGAGAACTATGATGGGGAATATGAGGGACGCCTGCTCTGGCCTCCCGAGACACCCGCAGATTCAGAAGTGTATAAGGGCTTTCTGGCCCAATTCCTACCTAGCTTCAAGGACTTTCTGAATGCAGAAGGACTAATGGAGACTTCCTTCTTTCATCTATCCGATGAGCCCCACGGCGAGGTCCATCTGGCAAATTACCGCAAGGCGCGGATGATTCTTGCAGAACTGGCCCCGTGGATGAAGGTCATGGACGCCTTAAGCGAACTATCCTTTGCCGCGTCTGGTTTGACAGATATTCCCGTGGCTAGTGTTCGTACATCAAAGCAGTTCTACGAAGCTGGTATCCCCCGGTGGGACTACTTTTGTTGCGGGCCCCGGGGTGAGTTTCTTAACAGACTGGTGGATACACCCTTGGCTAAGATCCGCGGGGCTGGCTGGCTGTTTTATCGGTTTGAATCCCTAGGATTTCTCCACTGGGGCTACAACTATTGGTACAAAAGGGCCACAACCCAGTTGATCGATCCCTACAAGGTCTTAGATGCAGAGGCGTGGCCAGGCTGGGCCTATGGGGATACCTTTGTGGTCTACCCAGGGGATGATGGTCCGGTGAGCTCTATTCGCTGGGAAGTATTTGCCGAGTCTTTGAATGACTATGCGTTACTCCAGACCCTGCAAATTTCCCCCGATGACTGCAACCTTGCTTTGTTTAAGGCCTACGATGATTATCCCAAGGATGGCAGCTGGTACCAGCTGACCCGGGCTCTGTTGCTTGCTAATGCAAGCAAATGGGTCGGGTAGCGGATATCTAGACTGGTTTTGAGCGAATTTATGAGTCGGTAGCATCAGTGGGGCACAGCCCCACTGATGCCCGATAATATCTTTAGTAAAGAGAATGAATCAGGTAATCCTCTAGCTCTCTGTAGAGCTATCTTCCACGAGGAATGAAAACAAAACGTCAGTTAGTTAGACACGCCATATCTGGCCCTTGCTTTTCACAATCGATCCTGTTAATATAGAGCAAGTCTGTCATCGATGATGGTTCAGTCCTTTGCAGATCATTTCTGCCACTTTCGTTCAGTATCACATCTTAATTTTGAATAGACAAGCTGTTCTTAGATTGACCGTGGGGGTTAGTATGCCGTTACTGCATTTCGGAGGAGAGAATTCTAATGTCTGCTGAAAAATCATCTGCTGCTACCTTGTTTGTGATTCTTGTGGGAGCATTAGAGGGTCTCATCATTGGTCTTTACGGCACTTGTGTTAGCGAGTTCATGGCTTGCTTTATGGTGGATGAGGTAAAAATCGGAACGTTAGCTTCCCTATTTTACCTAGCGTCCATACCGGGTATACTTCTAGCACTAACAATCGCTAGTAGGTTCGGTATGGGGCGTACCCTGCGGGTTGCTCTGACTGTCCAGGCGTTAAGCCTATTGTTGTTCAGTGCTGCAACGTCCTTCTTAGCAGCATCGATATCATATGTATTAGTTGGCCTTACCTACGGTGTGCTATTGAATGGTCCCATTGGATACATTAACCATACATACGGTGATAGGGGAGCCAAATACCTAAACTGGTTTTATGGAGCCTTTGCCTTTGGCCTTGTGGTGGGCCCAATGCTTAGCGGAACCCTGCTGGTAAAAGGTTATGGTTGGCAAGTACCCTACCGGATTGTGGCTGGGCTTATAGTTGTTGCTAGTGTCCTCTTAATTGGCAGGCACTTTGCCCAGGTTCCCCTTGCCCAAGTGTCCCTATCCAAAAAGTCGCTAACGCCTAGATATTGGGCACTGGTAGCCGGCTTTTCCACCTATTCCATTACCGAGGGGGCCCTAAACATCTGGATTGGCAGGTATATGTCCTTTGTTTTTAACAGTAACCAAGGCCACTATGCCCTGACAGTATTCTGGATTGGCATGATCATTGGGCGTGTATTATCCGGTATTTTTGCAGGACGTGTTTCAATTAGCGCCCAGATACTGGTCTTAGGAACAGTGGCTATTAGCCTACTTTTCTCAGTTGGCCTTTGCCCAAGTTTTGCATCATCTACATTCGTAATTGGGTTAGCTGCATTATGTCTATCTGGGATTGGTCCAGGGATTATCAATCTTTTAGGCGTATCAGGGTCCGGACAGGCCACGGCACTGGCAATTAGTGTAGGAACAGTGACTGTGGCAATATGCATGCCTTTGGTAGCTTTGGCCGCAGGGACCCTTGGTTTTGACAAGGTCTTGGGTATATCGGCAACTCCTCTTATCGTGGCGATGGGGGTAATGTTGGTACTTAGCTTGAGAGATGTGAAAAGCACCCGCGGGCACCACCTTATTCCGTGATCAGCTCTCACCAGACGGCCTAGTAGGGGCTGTTCCTACCATGTAGCCCCTACCTGTGACAAAATTGCAGGTAGCTAGTCTTCTATTTCTGTTATCCGGTGCAACTGCTTGAATCCTTAGCTTCTCCTAAGAAGAAACCACCTTGGTTAGTTCCGCATTGTTTCCTCCAAACCGCGTGTTTGGCAGGTCTTGGGGGGAATATCATTAGCTGTCCTTATCGTAGCATATCTAGCCCTCGTTTACCGATATCACCACTGATACAATTAAATTGAAGCTTTGAACATGCTGGCTAGTCTTTGTTGGGTCTGTTGGTCTAATACACTAAGAGCTGGAAAAGTAGGTAAAGAGGCTTTGAATGCGTTTGTGAGGAGATTCCCCATCCAAAGCAGAGAGTCTCCTATACTAGTGTCGTACACCTCTATCATGTTTTGAGATATTGTATTGTTTCGCTATGGGCCATGTGATATAGCGAAATACAAAGAAACCATGGTAGGACGAATGTGTCTTTCCGCTAGATTTCCTCTTCGAGGAACTAGTCGTTCCGTTCAGGTCTCTAAGGCCATGAGGTTGTGGTTGTATCAGAAGGTGGGGCATGAAGCCAGACAAGGAGAGCTGACTAGGCCCCTTATCTGTAGTTTTGCATATTTGCTCATCGGTTTTCTGAATCCTAATAAGTCCAGCCTCGGTGGTTAAGTTCTTGCACCACCCTAAATACCCGGGACTCTGCCAGAAATACCGTTCTAACGAGAACGTCAACATACCCAATAACATGCATGGAGAGTATAATAATAAAAACGAAGACTATCAATTGAAGTTCAGGGGACAGCTGTTGCTTCTAATTGTAGAGGTACAAGGACGGGTCAGAGAATAGCCGGTGGTGGACTATGACACCTTCATCTGGACCGCTCTTGAGAGATTCCATGACGATGGGGGGGATAGGGGTTTATCGGAGTTGGTCAAGCTGTATGGTTGGAGTAACGAGCATTTCAATCGGTAAACATGAGAGTGTAAGAGTGAGTCAGGGAGCTTAGCTCCTTTTTGATCCTAAAAGCAGTATTGGTGAGGTGGCCTTTCAAGTGGGATACAGTGATGAACGTTCATTTCATCGAGGCTACAAGGCGGTCTTCGGGGTTA carries:
- a CDS encoding DUF4091 domain-containing protein — translated: MISCWMTSSLERVFKSSKPMPNRYTRLDLGRNDRGSFQVCIRNSSSENLEVEVECCSDALDVAVRRVGHVPVPHFNTETNEDQLDGFGQIPGFVPDPLFTDTKATLVRNETMTYWVSVKTSQDCPVGVHRVEFIFRVSDGQEYTLEADVFVYPVVLEPRRDFPVTHWFYTDALCDWYGVEPFDEGFWEVVKPYILDLAEHGTNVLHTPLFTPPTDGVKRPTQLLRIRRNGESYEFDWSDVKRWVKLAQDCGTEYFEWTHLFSQWGVEYGIRIYENYDGEYEGRLLWPPETPADSEVYKGFLAQFLPSFKDFLNAEGLMETSFFHLSDEPHGEVHLANYRKARMILAELAPWMKVMDALSELSFAASGLTDIPVASVRTSKQFYEAGIPRWDYFCCGPRGEFLNRLVDTPLAKIRGAGWLFYRFESLGFLHWGYNYWYKRATTQLIDPYKVLDAEAWPGWAYGDTFVVYPGDDGPVSSIRWEVFAESLNDYALLQTLQISPDDCNLALFKAYDDYPKDGSWYQLTRALLLANASKWVG
- a CDS encoding MFS transporter, which codes for MSAEKSSAATLFVILVGALEGLIIGLYGTCVSEFMACFMVDEVKIGTLASLFYLASIPGILLALTIASRFGMGRTLRVALTVQALSLLLFSAATSFLAASISYVLVGLTYGVLLNGPIGYINHTYGDRGAKYLNWFYGAFAFGLVVGPMLSGTLLVKGYGWQVPYRIVAGLIVVASVLLIGRHFAQVPLAQVSLSKKSLTPRYWALVAGFSTYSITEGALNIWIGRYMSFVFNSNQGHYALTVFWIGMIIGRVLSGIFAGRVSISAQILVLGTVAISLLFSVGLCPSFASSTFVIGLAALCLSGIGPGIINLLGVSGSGQATALAISVGTVTVAICMPLVALAAGTLGFDKVLGISATPLIVAMGVMLVLSLRDVKSTRGHHLIP